One window of Novosphingobium sp. P6W genomic DNA carries:
- the rpsL gene encoding 30S ribosomal protein S12 → MPTINQLVRKGREPQKAKSKVPAMEQNPQKRGVCTRVYTTTPKKPNSALRKVAKVRLTNSREVISYIPGEGHNLQEHSVVLIRGGRVRDLPGVRYHILRGVLDTQGVKDRKQSRSKYGAKRPK, encoded by the coding sequence ATGCCCACTATCAACCAGCTGGTCCGCAAGGGCCGCGAACCGCAGAAGGCCAAGTCCAAGGTTCCTGCGATGGAGCAGAACCCGCAGAAGCGCGGCGTTTGCACCCGCGTTTACACCACGACCCCGAAGAAGCCGAACTCGGCACTCCGCAAGGTCGCCAAGGTGCGTCTGACCAACAGCCGCGAAGTCATCTCCTACATCCCGGGTGAAGGCCACAACCTGCAGGAGCACTCGGTCGTGCTCATCCGCGGCGGCCGCGTCCGCGATCTTCCCGGCGTTCGCTACCACATCCTGCGCGGCGTGCTCGACACGCAGGGCGTGAAGGATCGCAAGCAGAGCCGTTCGAAGTACGGCGCCAAGCGTCCGAAGTGA